The nucleotide sequence CATTTGCACAATTTTAAATGATGGGTGTCCCAATCTCTTATGCCACATAGTCAATTTATTTTCAGCTTTGACATGACTTGCTTGAGCCTTGTGCACACCACGATACCAATAGAGCCCATCCTTCTGTTCACCCGCTCCAATCATCTTCCTCGAAGTGCGGTCCTGCATAATACACAGCTTGTCAGTCAATTGTACAACATAGTTTTCTTCATCAGTCAATTGTGGAATAAAAAGCaagttgtattttaattttggtaCATAAAGAATATTTTTCAACTGAAGTCCTTCGTCAAGAACCACAGTTCCTTGTTTGCAAGCAAGCACTTGCTCACCGTTAGGCAGCCCCACTAGGCATCCTGAAATTGTCCTTTTTTCACACAAAATTTTCAAGGTACCTGTCATGTGGTTAGAAGCATCACTATCGATGATTCACAAATCCCAAATTCTCTTACCAGTCATTTTCTCAAATTCAGCTATTTTTGTTTGCTGATCATATCAACTAATACCTTCCATTGCTCACTAGTTAACCTGTCATGTCAAGATTCTTTTCTTCTAGGTTATTCACACGACTTCCACTTCCTCCAGTACACGCCACATTAGCATGTATTTGAGCCCCTCGGTTGCGCATCCCTTGTCTTCTTGATCCTCTGGCAGTGCCTCTTCATTTGTGCCTACTCTTTCACATCATGCCCATTTTTGCCGCACTTGGAACACGTCACAGTCTTTTCTCCATGTTCACCTTCCCCTCTAGCCTTGTTGCCGACATGCACCGCAAGTCCCACAACCAATCCCCTTTCATTCGCCGACTTGGTGATTGTCTTCATCCTTTCCTCTTGAATTAACATCGTGTACACACGATTAAGTGAAGGTAAGTGATCGATTGCAAGGATACTCGACCTCATAGTGGCATAGCTGACATCATCAAAGCTCATGACGAGTTGGTgaaccttttcttcttcccttcgcTTCTCAAGTTGAGAGCCAATTGAATACTTGCACCCACCACAGGTGTATTTGAGAATCTGGTCACAGTTTGCAAGTTCATCCCAAAGTATTTTTAACTTCTCATAGTACGCAGCCATGGACGCACCTTCTTGCTTACACCTTGTCAAATCTGCTTTTAACTGTTGTATTCGAGGTCCATTCACAACAGAAAAGCGTTCTTTGATGTCCTCCCACAATGTCTTTGGATTCTCTGCATATGCCACGGTGGCCCGCAAACTTGGCTCGATCGTATTCAAAATCCACGAAACAATCATGGATTGGACTATCCACCAATCTTCAAATTCAGTTGCATCCTTTCCTGGTTCTGTGTGAGTCCCGTCAATGAATCCCCACTTTCTCCGAGCTCGAAGAGAAATCTTCACAGCCCTCGTCCATTCGTGATAATTTTCCCACGCAATTGCACCTGCGTGATTATGTTTCCTGGGTTATTACTCGCGTTGAGGTCGTACGGCGAGTGAGTATTCTTCTCGTCTCCTCTTGAGGAGTGTGGTTTGTCTTCGATGGTCTTCTCTGGCTCTGTCGCCATAGTTTCTCAGGTCGTCCTCTATTTTATGTGTTTCTCAAGTTAGGCTCTGATGCCATAATAAGGAATGGTAATCGGCCTCTTTTGCCTTTGATACAAACTTTCAtatatatacactctaatcaacAAATCACAGCAAATCTTTTCCTAATATAACAGCTTGATCTGTTATCCTAATTTATTCTTACCAAAAATATATATGACAGATTGCTATATACATAAATCAACAAACTTTCTAATTGACATTTCTATATATAACTTATGTTGACCGTTGTTAAATATAcaaaattttaacatttattttgATGTGTTATTGGTgtaaaatattttgatatttatacGTTAAATTGTGTTTttatacaaaattaatttttggaaattttattgaatattttgGTTTCTCCCAGGATCTTCTAGTCCGGTAGACTAAAGATTTATCCCTTGATATTTGCTTAAACAGACTAGTGAACTAACCATTAGATCAACGGAAGTTGATTTAATCTTATGAAATTTTATTGAATATACTTTTTTTTCACGGTATCTCCTAATCAGACATAACAAGGACTAATCTGTCATGGACCAGAGCTCCATTTAAGGATTCGCTGCTAGCCAATGAATTGTTATATACACAACATAAGATTCGAACCATAACACTAACTTAAACTGACTAGTGACTTAAGTTACTTAACCACTTTATCAACTCATGTTGGTTAATTTTATTGAATATACTAAATTAGTAACACAAACTTTATCATCGTTATTAATGGCCAATAAAAGCCCAATAAGTCCAGATCAccaaaaatgtgaaataaaaCAGTTTGGGCCGAAGCCCCAAAGAGAACCCAATGGAAGGCCGTTGGGTATGAGTACTCGTTAGTTTTTGCGTTTTGCcctgaagaaaacaaaggaagctgctttctttctttttcttttctttattagtgGTAAGGCAAGCGACGACGCCGGTGGAAGTCGTATCGTGTTGTTTCTCCTCACAATCAATCCCTTCACTCTGTTTATGTGTaagccctctctctctctctctctctctctaaattctttttcctttttatttttcattacaAAATGCAATGCAATTCCAAAGCTAAAATACCCCACGCGGATCCCTTTTCTCTTCTCCGCCATTTTCTTATGCTCTCACTCTGTTGGAAGCGGGGTCCCAAAACTTTTGTGGGACCCAAGTTCTCAATTTTTTTTGGATGGTGCCAAGTGAGATACCCTTTTGCTTAATTTGCTCCAAGTTTTGATCTTTTTTTGATGGGGTGGTAACCTAAATGTTATGTGCTTATGTGTGGATGCAATGATTTCTTTTAGGGGAATGATGGTGCCCATAACAGaaatttatttgtttcttttgCATTAAAGTGAGTGACTTGAATGGACTCCAACGAAATGGGAAGGGTGGTTGTTATGTATTTATGCTGAATTGTTATTTGTACACTCTTTGTTGTTGTTGCATGAAATAGGTTGTACCCGGAATCCTTCTTGGTTTTTGTAGAAGTTAAGGTTCAAGAGATTAATATGTTACTGAAAGATGAAAGTTAGAGCTGTTAGTTTGATGCTTTAGTTGTTACGGCATACAAGTAGAAGCAAAAGTAGCAAAAATGTTCTTGTTTATGTCACCATATTTTTTTGTATAAAAGAGATTCATGTGAAGTTCAAGAAGTAGCCCTCAAATAATACTTTAGGGGTATTTTATTAGTTAAGGAGCAACCAAATGAACTTTCTATCTCAATAGACTAATTGAGTAGAAATCCCAAGAAAGTTTGAAGTCGAAAAGATTATTTACTTAAAAAACGATTCCTTTGGGGTTTTGAACGAAACTAAAATGAGTGAAACTTGTGTTAATCCTTGTATAGTAAGTTTTAAGTGTTTATTATCATGGAATTAGTTTTGTTAGTGAAAGTTGTGGAAGGTGTACCTCAAGTCAGAAGGTTCATATTTTGTTTGTAGTCATTGGATTATCCTTTTAACTGATGAAAGGAGACAGAGAAGGGTTCTGGTCAAAGAAAGTGCCGAGTGTAggggaggaagaagagaggatggGAAGATCAAGGGCATGCTATTTTGTTAATTCCTTAGGTATAGCTTATATTTCTTCATTCTAATCCTTGATTGCCTTCCGTCATTGTTTATTTTCTTCCACTCACTGTTAATGGTTCAATCTAAACTTCAGTATGCCACCTATTTTCGGTTAGTAATCACTAGGATTGTGGGGTGTAATTATACATGCATCATCATGTTGACAATTTACTGTTGCTTCATGTTATTACTTACCCCTTGAGATTGCTCAAATCTTATGGCTGTTTGATGCAAATAGCAACCTACATCAGATACCTTAACACAATTCTTTAAATTTGTATCattatcttctctttttctacttaTGTAGCATGCCATTACATATGTATGACGTTTTCTATTTTAGAAACTAGAGACTTTCAAATCATCCTGAAGGACCTACTGTAATCCATATGCCATGGCCATTATGTCAAATTCCTAGTGTGCATTTTGGCACTGGTTAAAATTGAGGGTTGGAGCATGCACTTAGTATTCAGGGATGATTCTACTTGCTCTAAANNNNNNNNNNNNNNNNNNNNNNNNNNNNNNNNNNNNNNNNNNNNNNNNNNNNNNNNNNNNNNNNNNNNNNNNNNNNNNNNNNNNNNNNNNNNNNNNNNNNNNNNNNNNNNNNNNNNNNNNNNNNNNNNNNNNNNNNNNNNNNNNNNNNNNNNNNNNNNNNNNNNNNNNNNNNNNNNNNTTGAAATGTGCTGCATGATTACACAGCAACCGCATTACAAGACCTTTGAACCTTTTAACATAGGAATAATAAATTAAGATAAACTTACTTCATGCTGTTTGTGGTCTTGCATATGTTTTGTATATATCAACCGACCTTTGTAATATCGTGTTTCCTTATATTTTCAGCCCTGGCAATTTCCACTCAGAATGTTGCTTACAAGGAAACTGAATTTGGTAACCCATAAAGCATGATTAGATGGAAGTGAAAGTTGAGGCTTGTGCTTTGTTTATCAGTCAATTGCTTTAAATTGCAGGAATGATCTGTTGCTGAATTCTGCAGTAGAAGCCCTTCTTTTATACTggtaaagaaagaaaaagctttCTTATCTTTTACTTATGTTAGCTtcatagttttttttattatggatGGCGGTAAGCCAAAAATCTGCCATAAAATTATGGCGGATGGCGCTGCGGGAAATGGCGAAAATGGCGGACTACCTAAAAGATACATGTATGTACAAAAAAGTATGCAGAAAAATTCCAAatgtaataaattataaaatctaaTCAATTTAATCAACTTTCTACCCAATTAATTCAGCAAATGCAGTAACAAATTCAACAAATAAACATAACATCAAGTCATAACACATCATAAAATATAAGAGGCAGGGGTAGGGGCATTAGAGGTAGGGGCTTGTCTAAGTAGACATAATTTATTGAACCTATATAAgttgaaaaaaaattggaaaatagAGAGgtttataatataatttattgCATCGAACCTAGGTAAATAAAGGGAAACAGGAAAGAAAAAAAGGGTAGGAACACCAGAAGTCTGGAACAAAAACTAAGTTACGAACTAGAGAGAGGGAACCTGTGGCTTGCAGCAGCGGCTTCGCCAGAATGCAGAGAGAACGACAGAGAGGGAAGACGGAGAAGGAGGAACTGGTGCCGGACGGTGCTGCCTGGCATGCTGCTGGTGGTTCTTCTGGCAGCAGCGCAGCAGAGACGGAGAGATAGAAGAGAGTTTTTGGACCGTCAGAGAGGAAGAGGCAGTTTTATGAAGAAAGGAGACTGAGAAAGGTGAGTTGTAGCATTTTAGGGTTTCCTAAATTACTAAAATAAccctaaaatttttcaaaattccaaaAAAAGAACCCCGGCAATTTCCGCCATTTCGCCGTCCGCGAAAAACTCATCGTGGCGACCACTGTATGGCGGCAAGGAAGAAATCCACCACGCCATAACGCTATGGCGCCGccataaataagaaaaatatatcTGGATATCATTCCTAAATTGGTTGGAAGATGCAAGATCATTCCATTTCAACTTTAATTGTTTTACTGCATAAGCataattttgtttcatttttttgtatatgtattcAAACATGTAATTAATAGTTTGGGACTGTGGTTACTATTCCTTGGGATTTGCGGGCTTTGTGATTTCATGTAGTGAcaagtttctttctttctttagttTTCCTCCTCCCTCTTCCTTTCGAGTTTGCATTATCCGCAACCACCATTCCTCTTGCTTGTTGAGAATCTTTgcttacaaaataaaataaataaaatttgaggcatctttttcttattttgctttCCTTTTGGATGTTCGTCATAGTCATGCTAATGGAAGTAGGAGCAGGCGACCCTTATGCAACTAATCCGGGTCCAATTGATGGTTCAGTTCTTTATGATCAAGACAAGCATGTTTCCACAGCAGTATGGGATGGACAGGTGCAGTTCGCTAGCCGAGAAGCCCCGTTGCTCTGTATTTTTGGCTGAAAGATCTTATAAATTGCTTGATTATTTATCGAAGTCTTTTCTCATTAATGCTTTAACAGGAGCGTGGGGCTCTCAGATGTCATGAACACACTTCGAAACTTGATCAGTGGACACTTACCCCAAAACAGATCGAGTTGGTAGAGAGGGCTGGATTTGGATACTTGAGGTCAATCCCAGCTATTAGCCTGGACAATCCACTTATCTCTGCTCTAGTCGAAAGGTGGAGAAGAGAAACAAATACTTTTCACTTGAATGTTGGAGAAATGACGGTAACCCTTAAAGATGTTGCACTCTTGCTTGGTCTAGCAATTGATGGAGATGCTGTAATAGGTCTTACATATACTGCATGCAATTCGGTTTGTGAGAAGTATCTTGGCAAGGTGCCAGAATCTGGCTACACAAGTGGTGGAATGGTGAAGCTGAGTTGGTTGAAAGAGTTCTTCTCTCGCTGCTCTGAAGACGCTCCCATCGAAGTAATAGAGCAACATACTCGTGCTTATCTTCTATATCTTGTAGGTAGCACTATATTCTCCACCACTACGGGAAATAAAGTCCCCGTGATGTACTTGCCATTGTTTGAGAATTTTGATAGATGTGGACAGTATGCCTGGGGTGCCGCAGCGTTAGGATTCTTGTATAGAGCACTGGGTAATGCATCGCTGAAAACTCAAAGCACCATTAGTGGCTGTTTAACACTACTGCAGGTAGTTTAGATTTGTTCTACTTCCCTTAACTCTATCTTTGTCCTTTCCTCCCAAACATCAATTTTCCTTTCTATCAAAATCATATGTTAATCAGTTATTGTCTATTTGCAGTGTTGGAGTTACTTTCATCTAAACATCGGGCGCCCAAAGCTTAATCTTGATATGATGCATGATCGATTTCCATTTGTGCTTAGATGGAAAGGCAAACAAAGTGGTCCGACTGCAAATCGTGATGTTGTTTTTTATCGCAAAGCTTTGGATTCGCTAAAATCATGTGATGTGAgtctttttttggtttttatgtttaattatgATCTGGGAATACTGGGATGTTTTTAAACGGAGAATCAAGTTTCACTGTTATCAATGTCCAGGTAGAGTGGCTACCCTACAGAAACATGGACAGCATGGTAATTCCTGAACATATCAAAAGAACTTTGTTTCTTGGGAGATCGAAGACAATGTTGATATGCTTCGACAAGGCAGAAAGACATCTTCCAAACCGGTGCTTACGGCAGTATGGCATGCTTCAATCAATCCCAGAGGATGTAGAGCGATGggagaggaagagtagaggagTGGATGGCGGGGTTGATTTATCTGGTAAAATGGAATCAGAGCTTAATGAATGGATGGATCGCCGTGTGCATATTGTTGACAGCGATGAAGGTATTGATGAAAGTGAGTACATGGAATGGTATTTGAGAATCACTCGAAAGTTCATCGGGAGGCCTATTTCTCTCTCGTCCGAGTTCCAGAGAACGGTAAGGAT is from Arachis ipaensis cultivar K30076 chromosome B01, Araip1.1, whole genome shotgun sequence and encodes:
- the LOC107633057 gene encoding protein MAIN-LIKE 2 isoform X2 gives rise to the protein MLMEVGAGDPYATNPGPIDGSVLYDQDKHVSTAVWDGQERGALRCHEHTSKLDQWTLTPKQIELVERAGFGYLRSIPAISLDNPLISALVERWRRETNTFHLNVGEMTVTLKDVALLLGLAIDGDAVIGLTYTACNSVCEKYLGKVPESGYTSGGMVKLSWLKEFFSRCSEDAPIEVIEQHTRAYLLYLVGSTIFSTTTGNKVPVMYLPLFENFDRCGQYAWGAAALGFLYRALGNASLKTQSTISGCLTLLQCWSYFHLNIGRPKLNLDMMHDRFPFVLRWKGKQSGPTANRDVVFYRKALDSLKSCDVEWLPYRNMDSMVIPEHIKRTLFLGRSKTMLICFDKAERHLPNRCLRQYGMLQSIPEDVERWERKSRGVDGGVDLSGKMESELNEWMDRRVHIVDSDEGIDESEYMEWYLRITRKFIGRPISLSSEFQRTNAGLRDIAHIADTFSTKGLDPQQIESISRIRYIAHECLRDQIGGPVMVSTSPQVELGKRVRGKERVRRKGAGKRLRKDGAVQYTSAVSEDEQPQFYGTAIPVDQLHLTRIDRELDHAQLCSVENAVSAVQLIHAEGDSENLQLCDAHIGVNQSELHYAAVADNHNKPDDRAADANHQDLKDGVGEDIKEEFNHMTGEENIDELTVANTVHDVQQPYPMVNDSSQVCDDAMHAINNNLAETAADVSQSRLGNSAGEVNPHQSNADDDFVNSQLSHISNESEQQPSAKAGIEVSQQHSSIETHEDISQKGDCSVAV
- the LOC107633057 gene encoding protein MAIN-LIKE 2 isoform X1 — encoded protein: MLMEVGAGDPYATNPGPIDGSVLYDQDKHVSTAVWDGQERGALRCHEHTSKLDQWTLTPKQIELVERAGFGYLRSIPAISLDNPLISALVERWRRETNTFHLNVGEMTVTLKDVALLLGLAIDGDAVIGLTYTACNSVCEKYLGKVPESGYTSGGMVKLSWLKEFFSRCSEDAPIEVIEQHTRAYLLYLVGSTIFSTTTGNKVPVMYLPLFENFDRCGQYAWGAAALGFLYRALGNASLKTQSTISGCLTLLQCWSYFHLNIGRPKLNLDMMHDRFPFVLRWKGKQSGPTANRDVVFYRKALDSLKSCDVEWLPYRNMDSMVIPEHIKRTLFLGRSKTMLICFDKAERHLPNRCLRQYGMLQSIPEDVERWERKSRGVDGGVDLSGKMESELNEWMDRRVHIVDSDEGIDESEYMEWYLRITRKFIGRPISLSSEFQRTKINKSMQNAGLRDIAHIADTFSTKGLDPQQIESISRIRYIAHECLRDQIGGPVMVSTSPQVELGKRVRGKERVRRKGAGKRLRKDGAVQYTSAVSEDEQPQFYGTAIPVDQLHLTRIDRELDHAQLCSVENAVSAVQLIHAEGDSENLQLCDAHIGVNQSELHYAAVADNHNKPDDRAADANHQDLKDGVGEDIKEEFNHMTGEENIDELTVANTVHDVQQPYPMVNDSSQVCDDAMHAINNNLAETAADVSQSRLGNSAGEVNPHQSNADDDFVNSQLSHISNESEQQPSAKAGIEVSQQHSSIETHEDISQKGDCSVAV